CAGCATCATCTATAAAATCACGTATTATGATGTCCCTGGTCAGCTCTTTTTCTATGCCATTAAATACGATGCTGCCAGTGTAACCATTCTTCTCGGCCACTATGTCGAATTTGCCTGTGCCGAGCGGGATGCCTTCTATAGAATATGTGCCCATGGGGGCGTTCGTGCCGTTACTTGAGTAAAACGGCTCTCCGTCACCTATATAGGAAGCCCATGTGCCGTCCTGAGAGTATACCTTAATGCTGGCATTAAGGATAGTATTCGATCTGTCGTCTATGACATAACCGTTTATTGATCCCATATCTGTGATATTGATGTTCGTGCTTGTCATATGACGATCGGCAGAAGCCGTGATCTGTATAAGCAGTGGCAGATCTTTTCCAGAAATCTCATATCCGTCGGCAAGTTTCACAGATGCAAACGCCGAGCCGGTATCATCCGTTATGATCATCAGCCTGTCGACCGAAATGGCATTTTCGTCCTTAAGCACTTTTAAAAAGATAGGCACATCGGCCATATTTACCCTTTCGTTTCCGTTCATCAGGGTCACTGTGATCGTAAGGTTGTCATCCATGCCAGCCCTCAGGCAGGGCTGAGACGTATGGATGGCTAATTTATTATAGGCATTATCATCAGCTATGGCATTGGCGCTTAGTATAAGGATGGCCAAAAAACCAATTATTACCGGTACCGACTTATTCATTCTATCCCCTGCACTGACTCCATAAGTTATTAACTTTCTGACTCTTAAATTTAAGTATGGATTTTTGGATTTTTTATTAGAATAATTACTAGTTCATAGCAAAAGTGATATACTGTCATAATCAAGTATAAAGAATATAAATTAAATTCTAAAATTAAATGAATTGATAGATATGACGGGTATAAAGAGACTTGTCCTTGATGTTCTTAAGCCGCACCAGCCAACGATACTGGAACTGGCAAAGTCTTTGTCAAAATTGAACCATGTCACTGGCGTCAATCTTAGCCTCTATGAGGTCGACTCGCAGACCGAGAACATTAAGATTACTATAGAGGGAACGAACATAGATTTTGACGAGATCGAAAAGACTATCGAGGACATGGGTGCAGTGATACACAGCGTCGATGAGGTGGCCGCCGGAATAAAGCTGGTGGAAGAGGTTGAGACGCTTCAGGATAGATAGGCCATTATTTTATCCGGATAAACTATAAACCAGGATAGACATGAATGATGATAGTGAGATAGGCAGGTACTTTATTCTGGGGAGCATTGACGGGCTGCTTGCCGTCCTCGGTATTATCGTAGGCGTGTCCACGACCAGCGCAAATGCTACCATAATAATAAAAGCAGCCCTCGGAGGCGGCATAGCATTATGCCTGACCAATGGCATCGGAACATACCTTGCGGAAACTGCAGTTCAGTATGGTAAGATATCTGCAGTGGAAAAGGCCATTTTACAGGACCTGAGACATACTAAGATCGAACAGATCGCGAGGCGCAAGATCATCCGGGACTCTATTATCCATGGCGGCGCCAGCCTTATAGGGGCTATCGTCCCGATAACTCCTTTTTTACTCTTAGACAGGGGAATAGCGGTTTATGTGTCGGTAATATTGTCGCTTCTGGCACTGGTATTTTTAGGGGGATATTCAGGCAGGATATCAAAACAGAGTTATCTTAGGTCGATAATTCGTATGGTGTCTCTGGGTGCGTTGATCGTGCTGATCTGCAGCCTTCTCGGGGTAAGCGGATGATAATATCCATGCGCGATCTCATCTTTTAATGCTGTGCGTCATAGGCCTATCTGTTTATAATGTGAATAGGATCATGTCATGTTTTCCCTATCAGCGCATCATATCACTTTACAGCGTGCCTGATAGTCATCGTTCGCGATCATATGCGGCAATTTTCATGGGATCAAACGAGCTAATGACCTGCTGTTCTTCTCATTTTTTTATTAATTTTCGGGACAAACTAAAATCATGGACTGGAAAAATTTCATAGAAGATGAGATATAAAATAAGATATAAAACGTAGTACCGCTATATACAACGTGGAAGTATCATAGATGGCAGAAGATGAGATTTGGACGGAAAAGTATAGGCCCAAAACGCTCGATGAAGTGGTCGGGCATGAACAGATCGTAAAAAGGCTAAAATCATATGTCAAGTCCGGAAATCTGCCTCACTTATTGTTCTCCGGTCCTCCCGGCGTGGGTAAGACCGCGTGCTCTATCGCTATCGCGAAAGAGCTATTCGGCGATACGTGGCAAAGCAATTTTACAGAGCTGAACGCATCGGATGAAAGAGGCATTGACGTAGTACGAAATAATATTAAGAATTTCGCCAGGACAGCTCCGCTGGGATCGGCAAGTTTCAAGATAATATTCCTCGATGAGGCGGACGCCCTGACGTCAGACGCCCAATCCGCGTTAAGGCGTACCATGGAGAGATATACGGCGACTTGCCGGTTTATCATATCCTGTAACTATTCATCCAAGATAATCGAACCTATCCAGTCAAGGTGCGCAGTCTACCGATTCGGGGCCCTATCCTCAAAAGACATAGAAACCGGCTTAAAGAATATCGCAAAGAACGAAAACCTTGAGATAACAAAAGACGGCATGGAAGCTCTTATTTACATCTCAAAAGGCGATATGAGGCGGGCTATCAACGCCCTGCAGTCTTCGGCCACGGTCTCCTCCCGGATCACTTCCGAAGTCGTATATCAGACAACGAGCACGGCCAGGCCGGAAGAGATCAACGAGATGTTAAAGCTGGCGCTAAACGGCCAGTTCATGGACGCGCGGAACCGCCTTGATGACCTGCTGGTTACATATGGCCTTTCCGGAAGCGATATTATCGATCAGATCTACCGGGCCACTTTTGAGCTTGGACTTGACGAGGACGTTCTCGTAGCTCTCGTAGACCGTATCGGCGAGGCCGATTTCCGTCTTACGGAGGGGGCCCACGAAAGGATCCAGATAGAGGCGCTGCTCGCCCATTATAAACTGCACGGAAAAAGTAAGTAAGATGCGGATAAAGCCTTTTAAACAAGCAGGTTAAAACACCCGTTCATGACGGGCAAATATCCGGCATCTTTTTTTCTTATTGCTAATTTATCGAACTATTTTTTGTCTCCTGTAGCCCGCTATCATTATAGATAGCATCGCCATCAAGACCTCGAAACCCGGGATACTGACATTGAATTTGCCATCCGTGGATACCGGCGCACCATTGTTCTGCTTTTCCATGTTGATGATAATATCTAAATCATTGCCGTTAACCGACAGATCCTTATTATGGTCTCCATATCCTTCAGCTACGACCTTTATGACATATGTGCCGTTGTTCACGCTAAAATTGAACGAACCCGAATTGTCCGTAGTGAAAGACATATTGTCAAGGTAAATCACCGCGTTCATAATAGGGCCATTGTTCACCGAATCCATGACAAAGCCTGATATTGAGTATTTGCTTATCCCGTTTTCAGGGACATTGCTCTGCCCGCCTGTGTAAGAATTATTGTCTTGAGATGCCGGATCAGGCGTAGCGGTCGGGGATACTGAAACGTCAGGCGTCGGGCAGGGAGTCGGCGTCGCAGTACGATTGATGACCGTCAGCAATATGTTCTGGCTTTCCGAGCCCGGATACCCTCCTGCTCCGCTCCACGATGCCTTAAAGTATTTTTGCCCCGGCTCATTCTGGGCATAGGAATAGGTATAGCGCCCCAATGACGGGCTGCCCGATGCGATCTCATCCCATGAGATGCCGTCAGCGCTCGATCTTATTGTTATCACTCCATCGGAGCGGGCGGGTGTGATAGATGCTGTTATTGATACTGGCGAGTTCACATACGTCCTATCGTTAGATAATGATAATGAAATGCCGGATTCCTTTATCGCCGAACTTTGCAGATCCCTGGATATCATGAACCCGCCTTCTGGCGATGTCTTTGTAGACACATACTGTAATCGAGGATCATCCTGCAGATCACTGATCGTCAATGAATTGCCGATGGATGCCTGCGCTCCCGGATTTATGTTTGTGACCAATAGTAAGCCCGGCTCGCCGTGTGTGGCAGTATTCTGGATGTTCCCGTCAACGCTCACGCCATATTTTATATGGCGGTTGTCTACGAACCCCTTGGTAAGATATGGATCATATGGTACCCATACGCCTTTTTCCGCATAATATACCTCGATCCATGCATGCGGCCCGTGGTCCCAGTTAAATGTTCTCTGTGCGAGCCCTTCAGGCACTCTATACCATATCTCTATCGTATTATCGTATATCTGTCCGGATACGTATCTTGCAGGTATCCCGGCGCTTCTGATCAGCGCCAGCGCAAGGTGTGCCCTGTTGACACAATTGCCTCTATTGTCGTTCAGGGACGAGACTGCGTCCTTCGGACGGGTACTGTCATGAACGGGGATGTTTATCTTGACAAAATCAATTATCCTCTCCACGGCCTCCGCCTGGGTTGATGCCCCTGCAAGCAGCTCATTCTTTTTACTTATAATGGCAGGATCGTTAGACTGCACCATAGCGGTCGGAACAGTGAACTGAGAATACGCCGAAGTCCCGATACTGTCTTTCATATCGACCGGGCTCGCATCCCCTGTGAGTATCGCATTGAACGATGTCGTGATCACAAACGTCATGCTTGACCCGGAGCCTGTGCCTATGTCCCACTCATAATGCCTGTAGCCGTTCCCGTAACTGTCCGTCATGTCCTGGTACCTTGATGGTGCCGGGCTTGCTGTCATGCCGAATCCCGAAACTGATTGGGAGAACCCGTTTACCTGGTATGACGTATAGATTGGAGCATTATACGTGACCCTGGATCCGTTTGATAGGCCGGCAAGGTCTAAGCCGGATAATGTTATGGTCGTTCTTTCCGTGACGTGATTGTTTGCCGTGATAGATCCGTCGACAACGATCGTTTCGGCGTTCGCGTTTATATTAGACAGCGTAAAAAAAGGGAATATTAATATTATCAATATCAGTGCGCTTAATGATCTTATATTGTATCCGAGGAACTTCCGCATATCTTAAACTCCTTACCCGTTCCCCCCGCCGGCTCTTTTTATCCATGGTATGATTGTAGCTGTGTCTCTATAGTATTCGCTATCTCCTCGGGCAGCGTCCTGCCGTGGCCGTCAACAAGCTTGACCTGTATGGTCAGGTCATCGCCCAGTATGGTGCGCACGAGGAAAACATCGCTCTTTAAGGTCATTTTTTGAAAATTCTCATCATAGTAAGAGTATCTTACCGTAACCCGGTAGTCGACAGTCCCGTCCTGCTCCAGCGTCGGCAGGACCCTGGTCAGGTTTTCCTGTGTCAATGGAATAAAGTCAATCTTTTTTTCTGTGACCTCCACGACAACATCCCTTCTTGCCTTTACTGTCCTGACATGCACATTTACGTTCGGGGCTACTGTCTCGAATTCCATCGACCCTGATCCACCGTGAATGCTTGCCATTACCTTCATCAGGTATCTCATATCAGCATTAAAGCCATAATGGCGCTCAAAATCTATCTCCCTTGGGAAGTGATAATAGACCCTGCTCATGAACTATACTCCTATTACTATGCGATTTTATAGTAGATTGAACGGATTGATTCGAGAAATAGTTTACGTACAATGGGATTGATTTTATACACTTAATGGCTAAAAGGCGTGATAACCAGTTAATATACATGGCGTTATTACCGATTTTTTTGAATATTTTCGCTATAAACTCAGGTTGCTTTCTAGTACTTTAATGAATATTTGCATTTGAGGTACTGATATGATAAAAGTTGTGGAGTTAATGCTTGACGACGAGTTCGACGATGTCAATAAATTAAAAATGTGCTATCTCCACGGGTTAGAACAATACCTGTCCGAACGCGGCTACGAATTGATCCCTATCGACCATACTGAGTGGTATAGCTTCGAAAGGAAGATACTGGTCGATACTGACGCGCCTTCTAACATGATAGACACGGCTCTTGACATGGAGAACAAAAAGCAAAAAAGCGCTATGGGCGTGCTTGTAAGCTAGATTACCGGCAACCGGTCTTACATTAGTGATCGCATCGATCCATTATCATATTTTGTCTATCTTATTGATGATTACGGGAGCCGTATGTCCGGGTTCTGTCTCTTCCCTTAATAAACATCCAATACTTATTTATACATCTTTTATACATTAACGGATATACTCTAGCGGATACTACCCGGATAAATCCTAAGTTTTATATGTTATGAAGGCATCTCTTGGGTGGTACATCGAGCAATGGTATCTTAAAATCATTGAGGTTAAAATTATGAAGTATCAGGGAAAATCTATCAGGAAGGTCACCGGCGGCAGACTTAAACTGAACCGCGGAAAGAGGAAATTCGAGCTTGGAAGGGACGTAACCCAGCCGATCCTCGGTGCCTCAAAGAATAAGGTCGTAAACGCCATGGGCAATGGCATCAAGGTCAAGATCCTGAAAGAGGAGTTCGCGAACGTAACCGACCCGAAGACCGGAAAGACCCAGAAGGTCAAGATGCAGACCGTTACCGGAAACCCGGCAAACAAGAACTACGTCAGGCGTAACATCCTTACCAAGGGCGCAGTCGTCAACACCGAGCTCGGTAAGGCCAGGATCACAAGCAGGCCAGGCCAGCACGGCGAAGTTAACGCAGTGCTCGTAGACTGAATTTTTTGATCAAGTGACTCTGTCACTTGACATTAATCATTTGTTTTCAGGTCTTTTTTAAAGATCATTTTAATCTGTATTCTTTAAATCCATCTTAGATCAGTGCACTTATTGCCGAATATATCCCTGCGATGACCGCAAGGAGTATGGCCAGCGCTATGATGAAAAATAGCAGGCTGTATGCCGGAAGGAATAAAGAGCTTAATATGGATTTGATGAACCTGTTCTTGATATAATTATCACGGCTTTTATCGTATGCAAGCGGCAGGGGATCTTCAAGCTCTTTAAGGCTGAACACATCCAGCACCTTACCCCCTGCATAATAGCTTCCCACATCATTCGTATACCTGTATGCCTCGAGTATGCAAAGTATGCCTGGGATGTGTCTTCTTCCGGTCAGGATGACATATCTTTCGTGAGTTATGCCTGAGTCTTTCAGGGATCTCATAAGATCGATGAATTTTCCGGCCATATACTCGTCCCTCTCATAGATATACCTCCTTGTGTCATCTTCCGACCATCCGAACGTATAAAACCGGCCCGGAAATAATCTGTTATAAAGCCCGTGTAAATGGTCATATGATAAACTGGATGCAATGTTAAGGGGTAAACACGCGTATCTCATTATCTCTTCCCTTAAGAACACGCCCGGATCAGTCCCGCCCAGGTATCTTTTTACAGTGATGTCGATCGGCCTGTCTATGCCAAAAATCTTAGGATAGTACATACGCCTTATGTTTTCGATCTCGTGCGAGGTTGACTCCTGGTTCCTGTCGATCAATTCGATCGCAATGTAGCCTGGAGAAAAACGCTCGATCTCGTCAATTACACCGGGCACGTTCCTGTATAACGTATGGACGCTTCCGATGAGCAAGATGCCCATGTCCTCGACCGCAACCGTAACAACGGGGCGCTCTCTCATGATCAATAATATGCGCGGCGTGATTTTTAAATTACACCCGGCAAGAACCTAAAATATAAAAAAGAATGTTCGGATAACCCATTATTTTTCACGCGGTATGGGTATAGCCTCGGCGATCTCCTGCCCTTTTAACGATCTTTTCACATTTTCTATATTTATTAATTTGAAGATATCCCTTATGTACGTTATAGTCTCAGGAAGCAGAGTGATGACCGCGTACGATATGAATATAAGTGCAATTATTGACCCAAGCTCAGCAAGCACGTTATGCGCCCAGAAAAAGCTTGCATAGCTTGCGGGCTCACCGGTCCATCCCACGATAGTCTCCGGTATTATCTGGAACCATTGGTTGCCGTATGCGGATATGACGAACGTGTTCCTCACGAAGTTTAACAGATAGATGACCGGCACCGATATCATGAAAGCCTTGACTTTTCTATCCAGCGGCGCTTTTATGCATCCTACGACACCGACGAACAGTGCCATGCTCTGTATGGCCGTGCATGCGAGTATTATCTGTACGGGAAAACCGTTAAGCATTATCATATCAAAGTCTGTCCTTAGCGCTCCCTGCCCAAACGCGTTTACCGATGCGATAGTGACGGATGTCGTGAAGTCTATCAGCCATCTGTTCAATTCAGGAATAT
This genomic window from Methanooceanicella nereidis contains:
- a CDS encoding DUF211 domain-containing protein, whose translation is MTGIKRLVLDVLKPHQPTILELAKSLSKLNHVTGVNLSLYEVDSQTENIKITIEGTNIDFDEIEKTIEDMGAVIHSVDEVAAGIKLVEEVETLQDR
- a CDS encoding VIT1/CCC1 transporter family protein, which encodes MNDDSEIGRYFILGSIDGLLAVLGIIVGVSTTSANATIIIKAALGGGIALCLTNGIGTYLAETAVQYGKISAVEKAILQDLRHTKIEQIARRKIIRDSIIHGGASLIGAIVPITPFLLLDRGIAVYVSVILSLLALVFLGGYSGRISKQSYLRSIIRMVSLGALIVLICSLLGVSG
- a CDS encoding replication factor C small subunit, which encodes MAEDEIWTEKYRPKTLDEVVGHEQIVKRLKSYVKSGNLPHLLFSGPPGVGKTACSIAIAKELFGDTWQSNFTELNASDERGIDVVRNNIKNFARTAPLGSASFKIIFLDEADALTSDAQSALRRTMERYTATCRFIISCNYSSKIIEPIQSRCAVYRFGALSSKDIETGLKNIAKNENLEITKDGMEALIYISKGDMRRAINALQSSATVSSRITSEVVYQTTSTARPEEINEMLKLALNGQFMDARNRLDDLLVTYGLSGSDIIDQIYRATFELGLDEDVLVALVDRIGEADFRLTEGAHERIQIEALLAHYKLHGKSK
- a CDS encoding transglutaminase domain-containing protein; its protein translation is MRKFLGYNIRSLSALILIILIFPFFTLSNINANAETIVVDGSITANNHVTERTTITLSGLDLAGLSNGSRVTYNAPIYTSYQVNGFSQSVSGFGMTASPAPSRYQDMTDSYGNGYRHYEWDIGTGSGSSMTFVITTSFNAILTGDASPVDMKDSIGTSAYSQFTVPTAMVQSNDPAIISKKNELLAGASTQAEAVERIIDFVKINIPVHDSTRPKDAVSSLNDNRGNCVNRAHLALALIRSAGIPARYVSGQIYDNTIEIWYRVPEGLAQRTFNWDHGPHAWIEVYYAEKGVWVPYDPYLTKGFVDNRHIKYGVSVDGNIQNTATHGEPGLLLVTNINPGAQASIGNSLTISDLQDDPRLQYVSTKTSPEGGFMISRDLQSSAIKESGISLSLSNDRTYVNSPVSITASITPARSDGVITIRSSADGISWDEIASGSPSLGRYTYSYAQNEPGQKYFKASWSGAGGYPGSESQNILLTVINRTATPTPCPTPDVSVSPTATPDPASQDNNSYTGGQSNVPENGISKYSISGFVMDSVNNGPIMNAVIYLDNMSFTTDNSGSFNFSVNNGTYVIKVVAEGYGDHNKDLSVNGNDLDIIINMEKQNNGAPVSTDGKFNVSIPGFEVLMAMLSIMIAGYRRQKIVR
- a CDS encoding 30S ribosomal protein S8e; this translates as MKYQGKSIRKVTGGRLKLNRGKRKFELGRDVTQPILGASKNKVVNAMGNGIKVKILKEEFANVTDPKTGKTQKVKMQTVTGNPANKNYVRRNILTKGAVVNTELGKARITSRPGQHGEVNAVLVD
- the artA gene encoding archaeosortase A; its protein translation is MEFIDIMLWASLLLFVIGALLPKDKGFKVAAAGWILFGFRWGVLTPDFYFNEHNILYTIACALAIPVTLYMAYIMVRYERESLMILTRSAAISSIFYFPFANIPELNRWLIDFTTSVTIASVNAFGQGALRTDFDMIMLNGFPVQIILACTAIQSMALFVGVVGCIKAPLDRKVKAFMISVPVIYLLNFVRNTFVISAYGNQWFQIIPETIVGWTGEPASYASFFWAHNVLAELGSIIALIFISYAVITLLPETITYIRDIFKLINIENVKRSLKGQEIAEAIPIPREK